A window from Sphingobium sp. EM0848 encodes these proteins:
- a CDS encoding IclR family transcriptional regulator, with translation MLEQNALVTALPESQVAGGATALSDKVVKSAGRALQVLELFDILQRQASVTEISQLLGYPQSSTSMLLRSLVEMGYLRFDSSNRKYITSSRTAILGKWASSELVGDGGLTRLMSRINQRTGQAVVLAMRNGLYSQYVHVIQATEAVRLFVVQGSLRKLVRSGTGYVLLASLSDQTIKGFVTRSNSERAEGEEPVAYSELLARIDEVRKRGYAMTNSLVTPGAGMLAMKLGNPAPLANDLPYVIGLGAAEHILLERRDEFLAIMQEELKAATHRSDLH, from the coding sequence ATGCTGGAGCAAAATGCGCTCGTTACAGCGTTGCCGGAAAGCCAGGTCGCCGGGGGCGCGACGGCGCTCTCGGACAAAGTCGTCAAATCCGCCGGTCGTGCGCTTCAGGTGCTGGAGTTGTTCGATATCCTGCAACGGCAGGCAAGCGTAACGGAAATCTCGCAGCTTTTGGGATATCCTCAGTCCAGCACATCCATGCTGCTTCGCAGCCTGGTCGAAATGGGCTATTTGCGATTTGACAGCAGCAACCGGAAATATATCACGTCCAGCCGAACCGCCATTCTCGGCAAATGGGCATCCAGCGAACTGGTCGGAGACGGTGGGCTGACCCGGTTGATGTCGCGCATCAACCAGCGGACCGGCCAGGCCGTCGTGCTCGCGATGCGCAATGGCCTGTATTCGCAATATGTTCATGTCATCCAGGCGACCGAGGCTGTCAGGCTGTTCGTCGTCCAGGGTTCCTTGCGCAAGCTGGTGCGATCCGGCACTGGCTATGTTCTTCTTGCCTCCCTGTCGGACCAGACCATCAAGGGTTTCGTGACGCGTTCCAATTCCGAACGCGCCGAAGGGGAGGAGCCGGTCGCCTATTCGGAATTGCTGGCGCGGATCGATGAGGTGCGCAAACGCGGCTATGCGATGACGAACAGCCTCGTGACGCCGGGCGCAGGCATGCTGGCGATGAAGCTGGGTAATCCCGCGCCGCTGGCCAATGATCTTCCCTATGTAATCGGCCTGGGTGCGGCCGAACATATTCTGCTTGAAAGGCGCGATGAGTTTCTTGCGATCATGCAGGAAGAGTTGAAGGCCGCAACGCATCGGTCCGACCTGCACTGA
- a CDS encoding acetyl-CoA C-acetyltransferase: MTEAYIVSVGRTAGGRRGGALSGYHPADLSATVLDALVDRSGIDPAAVEDVIMGCVGQVGEQSTNVARNAVLASRLPESVPGVSIDRQCGSSQQALHFAAATVMSGQMDVVIAAGVESMTRVPMSLSVKLPAENGFGKPKSPRMEERYPGIVFSQFKGAEMIARKHGFTRDDLDRFGYESHLKAIAATNERRFDSEIVPVTIQVDGATKEHIVDEGIRFDANLDSIGSVKLIEEGGMVSPATSSQICDGASGVMIASARAVRDHGLTPLARVHHMTLVGEDPVIMLEAPIGATRKALDRTGLKIDDIDLFEVNEAFAPIPLAWLKATGADPGRLNVNGGAIALGHPLGASGTKLMSTLVCALRARGKRYGLQTMCEGGGLANLTIVEAL, translated from the coding sequence ATGACTGAAGCCTATATCGTCAGCGTCGGCCGTACTGCGGGAGGCCGCCGGGGCGGCGCCCTGTCCGGATATCATCCGGCCGATCTGTCCGCGACCGTGCTCGACGCGCTGGTGGATCGTTCCGGCATCGATCCGGCCGCCGTCGAGGATGTGATCATGGGATGCGTGGGTCAGGTCGGCGAACAATCGACCAATGTGGCCCGAAACGCCGTACTCGCATCCCGCCTGCCGGAATCAGTGCCGGGCGTCAGCATCGACCGCCAGTGCGGATCGTCACAGCAGGCGCTGCATTTCGCCGCAGCTACCGTCATGTCTGGCCAGATGGACGTCGTCATCGCGGCAGGCGTGGAATCGATGACCCGCGTGCCCATGAGCCTGTCGGTGAAGCTTCCCGCCGAAAACGGGTTCGGCAAACCCAAGAGCCCCCGGATGGAGGAACGCTATCCCGGCATCGTCTTCTCCCAGTTTAAGGGCGCGGAAATGATCGCGCGAAAGCATGGCTTCACTCGCGACGACCTCGACCGGTTCGGCTATGAAAGTCACTTGAAGGCCATTGCGGCCACCAATGAGCGCCGGTTCGACAGCGAAATCGTGCCCGTGACGATTCAGGTCGATGGCGCCACCAAAGAACATATTGTCGATGAAGGGATCCGATTCGACGCCAATCTCGACAGCATTGGGTCGGTCAAGCTGATCGAGGAAGGCGGCATGGTATCGCCCGCGACATCCAGCCAGATTTGCGACGGTGCTTCGGGCGTCATGATCGCCAGCGCGCGGGCGGTCCGCGATCATGGCCTGACACCGCTGGCGCGCGTCCATCATATGACCCTGGTCGGCGAAGACCCCGTCATCATGCTCGAAGCGCCCATCGGCGCGACGCGCAAGGCGCTGGATCGGACCGGCCTGAAAATCGACGACATCGACCTATTCGAGGTCAATGAAGCCTTTGCGCCGATCCCTCTGGCCTGGCTGAAGGCGACCGGCGCCGATCCGGGCCGCCTGAACGTCAATGGCGGCGCCATCGCGCTCGGCCATCCGCTGGGCGCATCCGGGACCAAGTTGATGAGCACGCTCGTTTGCGCCCTACGCGCCCGTGGTAAACGATATGGCCTGCAAACGATGTGCGAAGGCGGCGGCCTGGCCAATCTGACGATTGTCGAAGCGCTTTGA
- a CDS encoding LLM class flavin-dependent oxidoreductase → MRFGLIYEQQLPRPWSEDDERKLFENSLAQVELADRLGFDYAWANEHHFLEEYAHSSAPEVFLAAAARNTKRIRLGHAVVLTLPAYNHPARVAERSATLDLISNGRLELGTGESASAIELEGFNIKPDDKREAWREGTAEMANMMAMTPYPGYQGEFFSMPARNVVPKPVQKPHPPLWLACSNKDSIVRAAKMGMGALTFAFVSYEEAKKWVDLYYETIRTECVPIGHTVNANIALVSAFSIHKDREEAVRRGLDHFRFFGFSSGHYYIFGEHKPGRSDIAGRFNEELEKLPKDADTYGIGTPEDLRDHVRKLQEIGVDQVIFLQQSGRLSNEHITESMELFAQDVMPEFAAEADARDAKKQAELAPYIEAALARKQARAPMADHEIPVTKAFGKRFYEVQGEQKNEEEQMALSSQSLFEKGGAADKYAEANPLHAQDRPKDRAVG, encoded by the coding sequence ATGCGGTTCGGATTGATTTATGAGCAGCAACTTCCTCGCCCCTGGAGCGAGGATGACGAACGAAAGCTGTTCGAAAACTCGCTGGCTCAGGTTGAACTGGCAGACCGTCTCGGCTTCGACTACGCTTGGGCGAACGAACATCATTTCCTGGAGGAATATGCGCATTCTTCGGCGCCCGAAGTCTTCCTGGCCGCCGCTGCGCGCAACACCAAACGCATTCGACTGGGCCATGCGGTCGTTCTGACCCTGCCGGCCTACAACCATCCCGCCCGCGTCGCAGAGCGCAGCGCGACGCTCGATCTGATCTCCAACGGCCGCCTGGAACTGGGAACCGGGGAATCGGCATCCGCGATCGAGCTGGAAGGGTTCAACATCAAGCCGGACGACAAGCGCGAAGCCTGGCGCGAGGGCACGGCGGAAATGGCCAACATGATGGCCATGACCCCCTATCCGGGATATCAGGGTGAATTCTTCTCGATGCCGGCACGCAATGTCGTGCCGAAGCCCGTTCAGAAGCCGCATCCGCCGCTTTGGCTCGCCTGTTCGAACAAGGATTCCATCGTGCGTGCGGCCAAAATGGGCATGGGCGCCCTGACCTTCGCTTTCGTCAGTTACGAGGAAGCCAAGAAGTGGGTCGACCTCTATTATGAGACGATCAGGACGGAGTGCGTGCCGATCGGCCATACCGTCAACGCGAACATCGCGCTGGTTTCCGCCTTCTCGATCCACAAGGATCGCGAGGAAGCGGTGCGGCGCGGGCTCGACCATTTCCGCTTCTTCGGCTTTTCGAGCGGTCATTATTATATCTTCGGCGAACATAAGCCGGGCCGGTCGGACATTGCCGGCCGCTTCAACGAAGAACTGGAAAAACTGCCGAAGGATGCCGACACCTATGGCATCGGCACGCCCGAAGACCTGCGGGATCATGTCCGCAAGCTTCAGGAAATCGGCGTCGATCAGGTGATCTTCCTGCAACAGAGCGGTCGCCTTTCCAACGAGCATATCACGGAAAGCATGGAACTTTTCGCGCAGGACGTCATGCCGGAATTCGCGGCGGAGGCAGATGCGCGTGACGCGAAGAAACAGGCCGAACTCGCACCCTATATCGAGGCTGCGCTTGCCCGCAAGCAGGCCCGAGCGCCGATGGCGGACCATGAAATCCCGGTCACGAAGGCGTTCGGCAAGCGCTTCTATGAGGTGCAGGGCGAGCAGAAAAACGAAGAAGAGCAGATGGCGCTTTCTTCCCAGAGCCTGTTCGAAAAGGGCGGCGCCGCAGACAAATATGCGGAAGCCAACCCGCTCCATGCCCAAGATCGGCCGAAGGACAGAGCCGTAGGCTAA
- a CDS encoding glutathione S-transferase N-terminal domain-containing protein — protein sequence MRNGPSPVRQGEHPIDLYYAPTPNGWKVSIFLEEAELPYNIVSMRLGERDQDSPSFRSINPNGRIPAIVDHAPIEGDDPISLFESGAILFYLADKIGRFLPTGVSERAAVMQWLMWQMAGLGPMAGQNGHFLLYAPGAAPYATERFFNEVVRLYGVLDTQLERLGPFICGDYSIADMACFPWVMTHKKQQIPMDRFPHVARWFALVRQREAVQRGLAAGAGIASVNSVEAQAARQKLIEASRRPV from the coding sequence ATGCGAAACGGACCAAGCCCTGTCAGGCAAGGCGAGCATCCAATCGATCTTTATTACGCCCCCACGCCCAATGGCTGGAAGGTCTCGATCTTTCTCGAAGAAGCGGAGTTGCCCTATAATATCGTTTCGATGCGCCTTGGTGAGCGCGACCAGGATTCCCCATCATTCCGGTCGATCAATCCCAATGGACGCATTCCGGCCATTGTGGACCATGCACCGATCGAGGGTGACGATCCGATATCGCTTTTTGAAAGCGGCGCGATCCTGTTCTACCTCGCGGACAAGATCGGGCGATTTCTCCCCACTGGCGTCAGCGAACGCGCGGCGGTGATGCAATGGCTGATGTGGCAGATGGCCGGACTTGGTCCGATGGCCGGGCAGAATGGCCATTTCCTTCTCTACGCGCCCGGCGCGGCGCCCTATGCCACCGAACGCTTCTTCAATGAGGTCGTCCGGCTTTACGGCGTTCTTGACACGCAGCTGGAAAGGCTTGGCCCCTTTATCTGCGGCGACTATTCCATTGCCGACATGGCCTGTTTCCCCTGGGTCATGACCCACAAGAAACAACAGATTCCAATGGATCGCTTCCCCCATGTGGCCCGTTGGTTCGCGCTCGTGCGCCAGCGCGAGGCCGTGCAGCGCGGACTCGCCGCTGGCGCCGGCATAGCCAGTGTCAACAGCGTTGAAGCCCAGGCCGCGCGCCAAAAACTGATCGAAGCGTCAAGGCGACCGGTATGA
- a CDS encoding 2-hydroxychromene-2-carboxylate isomerase, with protein MTNIDFYFDCSSPWTYLAFETIEAVSRHYRVQIDYKPVLAGGIFNAVNPSVYHVRENVPAKVTWGRADLRQWQDMTGIEFRFPPPFHPVNSVQAMRSCIVAARQNLLIPYARKLFEAYHRDWRDIADPAVLGDLASDVGMDPLAFRDMLGEERVKQELRALTDEAIARGAFGSPTFFLGKAMFFGVDRIRNLTFHLERARSPQARYAPFWCWAGADELNEAK; from the coding sequence ATGACCAACATCGACTTCTATTTCGACTGTTCCAGCCCCTGGACCTATCTGGCTTTCGAAACCATCGAGGCCGTGTCGCGGCATTATCGCGTTCAAATCGATTACAAGCCGGTTCTTGCCGGTGGAATATTCAACGCCGTCAATCCCAGCGTCTATCATGTTCGGGAAAATGTGCCGGCCAAGGTCACCTGGGGACGCGCAGATCTGCGACAATGGCAGGACATGACCGGAATCGAGTTCCGCTTTCCGCCGCCCTTCCATCCCGTCAATTCGGTTCAGGCGATGCGCAGCTGCATTGTCGCGGCACGCCAGAATCTGCTCATCCCCTATGCGCGCAAGCTCTTCGAAGCCTATCATCGCGACTGGCGCGACATTGCCGACCCGGCGGTTCTGGGCGATCTTGCCTCCGACGTCGGCATGGACCCGCTGGCCTTTCGCGACATGCTTGGCGAGGAACGGGTCAAGCAAGAACTGCGCGCGCTCACCGACGAGGCGATTGCCCGCGGCGCCTTCGGCTCGCCGACATTCTTCCTGGGGAAGGCGATGTTCTTCGGCGTCGACAGAATTCGCAACCTGACATTCCATCTTGAACGCGCACGATCGCCACAAGCTCGATACGCCCCATTCTGGTGCTGGGCCGGCGCCGACGAGCTTAACGAAGCCAAATAA
- a CDS encoding acyl-CoA dehydrogenase family protein → MTDTDQDSEIAAMIGGAIAGFIEARHSPARVRMLLKDPTGYDRAVWTHMAEEGWLTARLPEGSGGVGLSLTTTASMVRAFGGALLPEPLIACAFMPSAILASCGSDALLSDLMSGQHLATLAWQESIAQTAPAPPTTRLESAQDGYRLNGRKLNVPHGATCDILLVSALHGDGATAIVTVQAGAAGITVTPHDHREGGRFASLDFVDVEIPGDALLLVGEAADRALDQAITEGTVLLSAYLAGMSEKILEIATDYARTREQFGRVIGSFQALQHKLVDLAMRVRLTTATIDHATRALDRDLPSADAAVAAAKASSAGTAFLVSRKAIQILGAIGYTQEADAGLYLTAAIGLTPWLGGERHQRRRFATLALTKDD, encoded by the coding sequence ATGACTGATACAGACCAGGACAGCGAAATTGCGGCCATGATCGGCGGAGCGATAGCCGGCTTCATTGAAGCCCGGCACTCGCCCGCACGGGTCAGGATGCTGCTGAAGGACCCGACCGGCTATGACCGGGCGGTCTGGACGCACATGGCCGAGGAGGGATGGCTGACCGCGCGCTTACCCGAAGGCAGCGGCGGCGTTGGCCTGTCCCTGACGACGACCGCCTCGATGGTGCGCGCTTTTGGCGGCGCGCTTTTGCCCGAGCCCCTGATCGCCTGCGCCTTCATGCCCTCCGCGATCCTGGCCTCTTGCGGGAGTGATGCGCTCTTGTCGGACCTGATGTCGGGGCAGCACCTCGCCACGCTGGCCTGGCAGGAAAGCATCGCCCAGACCGCTCCTGCGCCTCCCACCACCCGGCTGGAGTCCGCACAAGACGGTTATCGCCTGAACGGGCGGAAACTCAATGTCCCTCATGGCGCGACTTGCGACATATTGCTGGTGTCGGCCCTGCACGGCGACGGTGCGACAGCCATCGTCACCGTGCAGGCCGGTGCGGCGGGCATCACCGTCACGCCGCACGACCATCGCGAAGGCGGACGGTTCGCGTCGCTGGACTTCGTCGATGTCGAGATCCCGGGCGATGCGCTGCTGCTCGTCGGCGAAGCGGCGGACAGGGCGCTCGATCAGGCGATAACGGAAGGCACGGTGCTGCTGTCGGCCTATCTTGCCGGCATGAGCGAGAAGATATTGGAGATCGCAACCGACTATGCCCGAACCCGGGAGCAATTCGGCCGGGTCATTGGCAGTTTTCAGGCCCTGCAACACAAGCTGGTCGACCTTGCCATGCGGGTCAGGCTGACCACCGCCACCATCGATCATGCGACGCGCGCGCTTGATCGCGACCTGCCTTCGGCGGACGCGGCGGTCGCTGCGGCGAAGGCGAGCAGTGCAGGCACCGCATTTCTGGTCAGCCGGAAGGCCATTCAGATACTCGGCGCGATCGGTTACACGCAGGAAGCGGATGCAGGCCTTTACCTGACCGCCGCGATCGGGCTGACGCCTTGGCTTGGCGGCGAACGCCACCAGCGACGCCGCTTTGCGACCCTCGCACTCACAAAGGATGACTGA
- a CDS encoding trans-acting enoyl reductase family protein — MSARLMIYGATGYTGNLLSERCAELGIPFVVAGRNRSKVDAAAERFGVKGVNFSLDSWEAVHQALVDVDVVIHAAGPFSKTALQMLDGCISTKTHYLDITGEFGVYALAESMSARAEAAGVMLMPGVGWDVIPSDCLGLHTSRRVEQPVHMRIALKHFGGVSRGSAISAGEIAQLGPLARRHGEIVKLHEAPAPIAVDFGDGPETCIPMPMGDLITGYKSTGIANITEYFQFELGAIQDHIDPADLPEGPSLEERDAGRSKVQIEVTGADGQVARSLIDTLSGYTYTQQSGVEVARRVLAGDFRPGWQSPSSAYGVGLATSIGDARIIDLN; from the coding sequence ATGTCAGCGCGACTGATGATCTATGGCGCGACCGGATATACGGGCAATCTGTTGAGTGAGCGATGCGCGGAACTGGGCATTCCCTTCGTGGTCGCCGGAAGAAACCGGAGCAAAGTCGACGCCGCCGCCGAACGCTTCGGGGTGAAGGGCGTCAACTTTTCCCTCGATAGTTGGGAGGCCGTGCATCAGGCTCTGGTCGATGTCGACGTTGTGATCCACGCCGCCGGTCCCTTCAGCAAGACCGCTTTGCAGATGCTGGACGGCTGCATTTCGACCAAAACCCACTATCTCGACATCACCGGCGAATTCGGCGTTTATGCCCTGGCCGAATCGATGTCCGCCCGGGCGGAAGCCGCCGGCGTGATGCTGATGCCCGGCGTCGGGTGGGATGTCATTCCCAGCGATTGCCTGGGCCTGCACACGTCGCGCCGCGTCGAACAGCCAGTCCACATGCGCATAGCCCTGAAGCATTTCGGCGGCGTTTCGCGCGGTTCGGCGATCAGCGCTGGCGAGATCGCCCAACTGGGACCGCTCGCGCGGCGCCACGGCGAGATCGTGAAACTGCATGAAGCGCCCGCTCCGATCGCCGTGGATTTCGGCGATGGCCCGGAAACATGCATACCCATGCCGATGGGCGATCTCATCACCGGATACAAGTCCACAGGCATCGCGAACATTACCGAATATTTCCAGTTTGAACTGGGCGCGATCCAAGATCATATCGACCCGGCTGACCTACCCGAAGGTCCTTCCCTGGAAGAAAGGGATGCCGGACGCTCCAAGGTGCAGATCGAAGTCACGGGCGCCGATGGCCAGGTGGCGCGTTCGCTGATCGATACGCTATCGGGATATACCTATACGCAGCAATCGGGCGTAGAGGTGGCGCGACGGGTCTTGGCCGGGGATTTCCGTCCCGGCTGGCAGTCTCCCTCTTCGGCCTATGGCGTCGGCCTTGCCACCAGCATCGGCGACGCGCGCATCATCGACCTGAACTGA
- a CDS encoding enoyl-CoA hydratase-related protein, whose amino-acid sequence MSDSKILVNIRDGVGVISFNDPSTLNAVTGDIITTLGQAFNRLEKEARAIVLTGEGRAFCSGAGLGSALSVKPGEKIDAGLILETHINPLLLRLRDIDIPWIAAVNGPAAGVGCAFALSADLIVASEDAYFLQAFSRIGLVPDGGSSHLLMRTIGRTRAMEMMLLGEKIGAAQALSWGLVNRVVTPDVLMTEAISLAKRLAEGPRSLGYIRKLGWKAVDDDYEAALLEERCIQKIAGETDDFSEGVNAFMEKRPARFSGR is encoded by the coding sequence GTGTCCGACAGCAAGATCCTCGTGAACATTCGCGATGGCGTCGGCGTCATCAGTTTCAATGATCCCTCGACGCTCAATGCCGTTACCGGCGATATCATCACCACCCTGGGTCAGGCCTTCAATCGGCTGGAAAAGGAAGCGCGCGCCATCGTCCTGACGGGCGAAGGCCGGGCCTTCTGCTCCGGCGCGGGCCTTGGCAGCGCGCTCAGCGTGAAGCCGGGAGAAAAGATCGATGCCGGTCTTATCCTTGAAACGCACATCAATCCGCTGCTGCTGCGCCTGCGGGACATCGACATTCCGTGGATTGCGGCGGTCAATGGCCCCGCGGCGGGTGTCGGATGCGCGTTCGCCCTTTCCGCCGACCTGATCGTCGCCAGCGAAGATGCCTATTTCCTTCAGGCATTTTCGAGAATCGGGCTGGTGCCCGATGGCGGGTCGAGCCACCTTCTGATGCGCACCATCGGCCGGACGCGCGCGATGGAGATGATGCTTCTGGGCGAAAAGATCGGTGCGGCGCAGGCCTTGTCCTGGGGTCTCGTCAATCGCGTCGTCACGCCGGACGTGCTGATGACCGAAGCGATCTCGCTCGCGAAAAGGCTGGCGGAAGGCCCCCGTTCGCTTGGCTATATCCGGAAGCTCGGATGGAAGGCCGTCGACGACGACTATGAAGCCGCCCTGCTGGAAGAAAGGTGTATTCAGAAGATCGCCGGCGAGACCGACGACTTTTCCGAAGGCGTCAATGCTTTCATGGAAAAACGGCCGGCGCGCTTCAGCGGACGATAA
- a CDS encoding acyl-CoA dehydrogenase family protein — protein MARDWAALPDDLFREEIRAWLQRGCPPAIRRPFDRIVAEEARAWHRLRNAQGLAAPGWPKEFGGAGLSVDQQIALAEEYERHRIARYYDMGVTMLGPTLIRYGTKEQQDFYLPRILSAEHVWCQGYSEPNAGSDLASLRTRAVRDGDDYIVNGQKIWTSIAHHATHCFALVRTSDAGRKQEGITFLLIDLATPGIRIRPIETLVGYAEFCELFFDDVRVPVANRVGEEGKGWTIAKSLLGFERLSVASPALARLAFASLRRLATTLGLQDDPHYHDVEADAALRIHELTCLFRIATANMISGAPVDADLSILKVTAAELLQYLTAQIIELVDERALDGVIATADGAIDVRQMLMMSLPASIFGGTSEVQRNILAKQWLDLPG, from the coding sequence ATGGCACGGGATTGGGCCGCGCTGCCTGACGATCTTTTCCGCGAGGAAATACGCGCCTGGCTTCAGCGGGGTTGTCCGCCGGCGATCCGCCGCCCTTTCGACCGAATCGTGGCGGAAGAGGCACGGGCCTGGCACCGGCTGCGGAATGCGCAGGGGCTCGCGGCGCCCGGCTGGCCCAAGGAATTTGGCGGTGCGGGGCTTTCGGTCGATCAACAGATTGCCCTTGCCGAGGAATATGAACGTCACCGGATTGCCCGATATTATGACATGGGCGTCACCATGCTGGGGCCCACGCTGATCCGCTATGGCACGAAGGAACAGCAGGATTTCTATCTGCCGCGCATTCTTTCCGCGGAACATGTCTGGTGCCAGGGCTATTCCGAACCCAATGCCGGTTCCGATCTGGCGAGCCTGCGGACCAGGGCGGTCCGGGACGGCGACGATTATATCGTCAACGGGCAAAAGATATGGACGTCCATCGCGCACCACGCGACCCATTGTTTCGCGCTCGTGCGCACCAGCGACGCGGGACGGAAGCAGGAAGGCATCACATTCCTGCTGATCGATCTGGCGACCCCCGGCATCCGCATCCGTCCTATCGAGACGCTGGTCGGTTATGCCGAATTTTGTGAACTATTCTTCGACGATGTACGCGTTCCGGTCGCCAATCGCGTCGGCGAGGAAGGCAAGGGCTGGACGATCGCCAAGTCGCTGCTAGGCTTCGAGCGGCTTTCGGTCGCAAGCCCTGCCCTGGCACGCCTCGCCTTCGCCTCGCTTCGCCGCCTCGCAACGACGCTCGGGCTTCAAGACGATCCGCATTATCATGATGTCGAAGCCGACGCCGCGCTGCGAATTCATGAACTGACTTGTCTGTTTCGCATTGCAACCGCGAATATGATTTCCGGCGCCCCGGTCGATGCCGATCTTTCGATCCTGAAGGTCACGGCGGCCGAGTTGTTACAATATTTGACCGCGCAGATCATTGAACTGGTCGATGAACGCGCCCTGGATGGCGTCATTGCAACTGCCGACGGCGCAATCGATGTGCGGCAGATGTTGATGATGTCCCTGCCCGCCAGCATCTTCGGGGGCACCAGTGAGGTTCAGCGCAACATTCTTGCCAAGCAATGGCTGGATTTGCCCGGCTGA
- a CDS encoding SDR family NAD(P)-dependent oxidoreductase, translating to MELKGCSAVITGGASGLGAATGAALSAQGVKVAIFDLNEELGEQLAARIGGMFCRVDVTDDESVDAGFAKARAAHGQERILIACAGRGNAGKTASRDRETGEIKIFRSEDFNQILQINLVGSFRCIARAAAGMMTLPPLDGGERGVIINTASVAAEDGQMGQVAYSASKAGIVGMTLPIARDLMSEGIRVNTILPGIFDTPLLARAPEKVRAALGESVPFPKRLGAPEEYASLAVEMCRNSYFNGEDVRLDGAIRMAPR from the coding sequence ATGGAATTGAAGGGTTGTTCAGCGGTCATCACCGGGGGCGCTTCGGGGCTGGGAGCCGCAACTGGAGCCGCCTTGAGCGCCCAAGGCGTCAAGGTCGCGATTTTTGACCTGAACGAGGAACTGGGCGAACAGCTTGCGGCGCGGATCGGTGGCATGTTCTGCCGCGTCGACGTCACCGACGATGAAAGCGTCGATGCCGGCTTCGCCAAGGCCCGGGCCGCGCACGGCCAGGAACGCATCCTGATCGCGTGCGCCGGGCGCGGCAATGCCGGAAAGACGGCGAGCCGGGATCGTGAAACGGGCGAGATCAAGATTTTCAGGTCGGAAGATTTCAATCAGATCCTCCAGATCAACCTGGTCGGATCCTTCCGCTGCATCGCCCGCGCAGCAGCCGGGATGATGACGCTGCCGCCGCTCGACGGCGGCGAACGCGGCGTCATCATCAACACGGCCTCCGTCGCCGCTGAGGATGGCCAGATGGGTCAGGTCGCCTATTCCGCCTCCAAGGCCGGAATCGTCGGCATGACGCTGCCCATCGCGCGCGACCTGATGTCGGAGGGCATTCGCGTCAACACCATCCTGCCCGGCATCTTCGACACGCCCCTGCTCGCCAGGGCGCCCGAAAAGGTGCGGGCCGCGCTGGGCGAAAGCGTCCCCTTCCCCAAGCGTCTCGGCGCACCGGAGGAATATGCGAGCCTGGCGGTGGAAATGTGCCGGAACAGCTATTTCAACGGTGAGGATGTCCGGTTGGATGGCGCCATCCGCATGGCCCCCCGCTGA
- a CDS encoding acyl-CoA dehydrogenase family protein encodes MSLLLSEDQTLLRDSAAGFVAQHSPVSRVRALRDDLVGYDKALWKTFGDMGFSGLLLPVEAGGSGLGHSEIAIIQEQIGRNLCASPFLATAVGGAMTLAAASGAAAAGWRSAIAEGSICIALAIDEDGSGDPDAVRTVAVKSGEGVRLTGRKTAVMWGGDADLLLVLARDGEGDHPRFYAVDPGAKGVTIGKARLADGGMAAHIDFDTVDLSGDARIDGQPPAQDILDACALAAAAELYGVGMTAFEMTLGYLKERKQFGATIGSFQALQHRAAHLHGELELARAALRRAQLLFDEGAEIGVAASVAKAMAGLAADLAVREGVQMHGGIGMTDEHDMGLFMKRARILNTQFGDPDYHANRCALLSGY; translated from the coding sequence CGAGGGTCCGTGCATTGCGAGACGATCTGGTTGGCTATGACAAGGCGCTCTGGAAGACGTTTGGCGACATGGGCTTTTCGGGTCTGCTGTTGCCGGTCGAGGCCGGTGGATCGGGTCTTGGCCATTCCGAGATCGCCATAATTCAGGAACAGATTGGCCGGAACCTTTGCGCATCGCCATTTCTGGCAACCGCTGTCGGCGGAGCGATGACCCTTGCCGCGGCGTCCGGCGCAGCGGCGGCCGGATGGCGCAGCGCGATTGCGGAGGGAAGCATCTGCATTGCGCTGGCGATCGATGAGGACGGTTCTGGCGATCCTGACGCCGTGCGGACCGTGGCGGTGAAATCGGGGGAAGGCGTGCGTCTTACCGGCCGCAAGACCGCTGTGATGTGGGGCGGCGATGCGGACCTTCTGCTGGTGCTCGCGCGGGATGGCGAGGGCGATCACCCGCGTTTCTACGCGGTCGATCCGGGTGCGAAAGGCGTCACCATCGGCAAGGCGCGCCTTGCCGATGGCGGCATGGCGGCGCATATCGACTTCGATACCGTCGACCTGTCCGGCGACGCCCGGATCGACGGCCAGCCGCCTGCGCAAGATATTCTTGACGCCTGCGCGCTGGCGGCTGCGGCGGAACTTTATGGGGTGGGCATGACGGCGTTCGAGATGACGCTGGGCTATCTGAAGGAACGCAAGCAGTTCGGCGCGACCATTGGCAGTTTCCAGGCCCTTCAGCACCGGGCGGCCCATCTGCACGGTGAACTGGAACTGGCGCGCGCGGCGCTACGCCGGGCGCAGTTACTGTTCGATGAGGGCGCGGAAATTGGCGTCGCAGCCAGCGTCGCCAAGGCGATGGCGGGTCTTGCGGCCGATCTTGCGGTTCGCGAAGGCGTGCAGATGCATGGCGGTATCGGCATGACCGACGAACATGACATGGGCTTGTTCATGAAACGCGCGCGCATCCTCAACACGCAGTTCGGCGATCCCGATTACCACGCCAATCGTTGCGCGCTGCTGAGCGGTTACTAG